The DNA window GTGCCATCGTCCGCGTAGGCCCGGAGAAAGGCAACGTCGAAGGAATGGCGGGGATACGTAAAGTTGTCGGCCTCGCCCCCAAAATACCCGGCCCGCAGTTCGGGCGCCATCACGAGCCGAATGTCGTTGTACCGTCGGTACGTGTACGCTGAATACTGCGCCCCATTGTACAGGGGCACCACCTCCACCCGAAGATGCTCATTTCTTTTCTGCACCTCCTCCGTCATGATATCCTCGAGAACCCCAATGCGCTGCTGTTCTGTGCTCCCGCGCGTATCGCCCCCCGCCATCGTTCCCTGCTTAATCCGAGCCGTCACATCTTGAATTTCCACCAACTGATCCACGTGCAAGTCCGGCACTCGTCGCTCCCCCGCAAGGGAATCCGCCAGGAAGCCTTTTTCCAACAGGCGCTCGTTCCTGCGGCTTACCTTTTCAATCGCGTCGCGCGCGCAATGGTGGTTCGTCATGATGAGTCCCTGCCCCGACACGAACGACGCCGAGCAGCCGTTGCCAAACCGGAGGGCCGCCTGCCGTGCCGTCGACAACCACTGCGAGTCCGGCCGCACCCCATAGGCCGATGCGAAATAGTCGACCGGCACCTGATCGAAGGTCCATAGCTTCCCCCGGTCGAACCGCCCCACCTGTACCGTATCATACCCCGAAGGAATGGAAACGACATTGGACGTCCGATCAACAGCAACCGAAACCGTATCGTTGGAGGCAGGCGGCCGCTCCGCAACCGTCACGGTTTGCCTCGGCGTGCCGCACCCAGCCACCAAAAGTAGCCCGGCCAGAACGACCCCGGACACCCAAACGAAAAATGATCGCATAGCAATGGGAAGCACAAATTCAAAAGGGTCGTGGTCGCGCAGGCGCTACCGCCGCGAGACGGAGTCCGTCGTCATCTCCTGCACCAGCGCCTCCGCCTCGTACACGTCGGAGAGCCCCTCCAGTACGCCTCGTATGTCGATGGACACGGATCGCATTCGGCGCGGCAAAAATAGGAACGTCCCGGCCGCACTCTGCACGTTTCCGTCCACAACAATTCCCACGAGTTGAAGAGAGGAGTTGAGGAGTGGCCCTCCGTACTCACCGGCCCCAAGATCGGTACTCGCCACGGTGGTGAGCGGCGTCGATCGATCAAAGGCGTTTGCTGGAGCCTGCCAGCGCTCTGGAAGTGCCTGCGCCTCTCCCGGAGTGGAATGATGCCCGTAGAGCCCGTAGAAGGTGGTAAAGGGCGGGGCAAGAGTTCCATTGTACGAATATCCTTGGATCCGGCCGTCCGCAAGGCGGAGTGCGCGCGACCGCGGAAGACGGACGGGACGCCGCAGGCTCCGGTGACGAATCGCCGAGAGACGGTCGGTCAGCCGCTGCTCTCGTGATTGCAACTCGGTCCAGTCGTCCCGAAATGCCGCATATTCCTCGTGGACGGCCGTCATCAGTGCAATCGCTGGATCGTCCCTGGGTATCTCTCGGTTTCGAAGCGCCGTTTGCGCTGCCTCCGGTTCGGACAAGACGGAGTTCTCTACAATCTCGCCAGCATTGAATTGCGCCAGCCGTTGCGCGAGCACACTGTCGACCGCAAGGTGTGTTTGCAGGCGGTGCAGATGATCCGCCAGCAGCGCCTTATCGAGCGCTGGGGGCTGAGCAGACACGGCCTGAAGAGGAGATCCCGACGCCTCTGAACGAGACCGTGCGTCGTTCATCGCCTGGTAGGCGTGCAATGCTCGCTGGAGGGTTGCGGAGCTGTACTCGGGATGGAGCAAGAATGAGAAGGCCTGGTACCGATCTACGTACTCCCGTTTCTCCGCCTGAAGGGTTTCCAGTTCTTCCATCACCTGTGACGCGCGTGCCCCCTCCTCCCGTCGCAACGCCTCGTCTCGACGCTGCAGCCGAGTCATCACGTATCGGTTTTGGAGACTTTCGAGCTGGGCTCTCGTGCGCTTGAGTTCCCCCTGTCCCTCCCGGAAACGCTGCCTCCACAACGACCGGGTCGCCGTAGTGTCCATCACGTGCTGGACATGCGTCGTCCAGTTGTCCAGCCGCGCCACGTGGTCTGGATGCGTCACGTCGCGCCGGAACGCAAGCTGTTGGTACGTTTCTGCACGATAGGTGTCTCCCGGAAAGCCAACAGCAAAGACAGCATCTCCCGGACGTGCGCCTTGGGGCCGGAGCTCAAAATGAGTGTCGGAGGAAAGAGGGGTGCCATCCTCATAGATGCGAAGTATGGCCACCCCCCAGGTGTGCTGAGGATAAGTGAGCATCTCCTGCACTCCGGCCTGCACCTGTGGTTCGGGCCGAAAAACAAGCCGGACATCATCGTATCGCCGGTAATAGTAGGCCACGTATCGCTCCCCTCCGGCTTCGGGTACCACGTCCACCGACTGCTGATCCGGGACCTCTGCCTGCAACCGACGTTGCAACTGGACAGCCGCCGACCCGACAGACGTATCTTGTTCTGCAGATCCCTCCTCTGCGACCAGAGAATCCACTTGTCCCGTGACGTCCCGAACCTCCACCACACGCTCCGCAAAGAGTGTTTCCAGGGGCTGTTCATCCTGCTGGTCCTCGGCGTAGAAGGCCGCCCCCTGCTGCTGCTCGTCTCGCCCGGCCCCTGCCGGCACACATCGAGCCGCCGTAAGAACCAGTCCTTGTGGCGACACGAGCGCCCCTGAGCAGTCCGGCAGTCGCACCGTCCCGAGACGAGCATGCTGGATCCCTCGCGCCCCCCCCGACACGCGGTACTGCTTCTCGACATAATCTACGGGAGGGTGTGCAAACGACCAGAGACGCCCGAAGTCAAACGGTCCGGTCTGAACCGTATCCGGCGACACAAGCGGCCCGAAGCGGGGCACACTCCGATCCTGTGCCTGCGCCGACAGGACGAGCGGGGGACCTGCAAGCAAAAGCAGGAGCAGAACCCAAAAGACGTGAGCAGATCGATTCATGCGAACATCCCGCTCTCTCCGGGCACGCAGACCGTGGTCCACGCAAGCAGAAACGACCGTCACAGACATGCCTGCAGATCGATCGGGAGGAGAAAATAGCATCTGTACGAGCGGTGGCACCGGATCGAAGAGACGGAAAGAAGACTCAAAGGTTGCTGTACTGTCGGCGCGGGATCGGGATCCCTTCTCCGCCTGCGCTCTCCTTGCGTTTTAATTCCGTGCAGGCCCTTTTGTAGAAAAGACCGTAAACCCTTTCTAGAGAAGACGAACGTTGCTTCTTTTGAGTTGAGTCCCTGCGCATTACGTTCATCCTTCTGGGGACCGGTCCGAAAGCGCCCGCTCTTTCCCCACCTCTTACGGGGCTGGTACCGGTTCTTCCTTCAAAACCGCCCGACACCACCCCCGAACGGCGTTGCAACAATACAGAGCATCAGCCCCCTTCACTTCGTCAAGCGTCAGCACCCGTTCCTTGGCCTGTTCTTCTGTCTGCAACACATACTCCCGGTATACCCCGGCCAGAAGACCGCACTCCACGGGGGGCGTCCAAAGGGTATCTCCCTTCCGAACAAACAGATTGCTGTGTGTCCCCTCCGTGACCTGCCCCTCTTCGTTAAGGAGCAGCGCCTCGTCGCAGTTCTGCTCCTGGGCCGCCTGGAGCACATGGTCGTACACCCGGCGATGGGTAGTCTTGTGGTAGAAGAGAGGATCCGAACGGTCGACCCGCTCCTCTGCAATCGTCAACGTCCAAGGCTCGTCGCGTCCCGCTCCAATCGGACTGGCCTCCACCGCTATCCGCCCCCATCGGTCGAGCGTCGCCCGAACCTTGAGCACCGCCTCCCCAACCCTGTCCGAGACGGCCCGGTCAACCCGCCGCCGAAAGCGCGCCTCGTCGAACGGATAGCCGAAGTACTGCGCCGATCGTGACAGACGATCCACGTGACGGTCAAGCATTGGCACCTGCAACTCGTCGAACCGCATCGTTTCGATCAGCCGCAGGTCGTCGTCTTCTGTGTTCATCTGCGTGCTTTGCTTGGACGGCGTCAAGAATCGAGTTTTCAGCGCACATTCCTGATACTCCGAAGCAGGGTCCGAGTCCCACACAATCCCACTTCCAACCCCCATCGTTCCCTGGTCCTCCTCTAGCACGACGGTCCGAATGGCAACATTGAAGACAGCGGTGTCGTCCGGCCCAACCATTCCAATGGCCCCACAGTACACTCCGCGCGGCTCCGTCTCCAGATTTCGGATGAGCTGCATCGCCCGTCGCTTTGGGGCTCCCGTGACCGACCCGCACGGAAAGAGGGCCCGCAGTATGTCGGCCGTGCCCTCCCCCGTACGAAGGCGTCCCTGCACCGTAGAGGTCATCTGGGTCACTGAGTCGTAGGGCTCGGTGGTGTAGAGGTCGGGCACCTCCACCGATCCGAGCTCGCAGCACACCGAGAGATCGTTGCGCAGGAGATCAACGATCATCAAGTTCTCCGCCCGGTTCTTCGGATCGGTCGCAAGTTCCTCCCGAAGGGACCGATCCTCCTCCAGTGTGCGCCCTCGTCGGATGGTCCCCTTCATTGGGCGCGTGCAAATTCGATCGCCGACCCGACGAAAGAACAGCTCCGGAGAACACGATAGAATCTGACGGCGTCCGAGGTTCAGATAGGCACCGTACGGAACGTGTTGCTGCCGCCGGAGCCGCCGATACAACATTCGCGGATCGCCTTTTATCCGAAAATGCACCGGTGCCGTGTAATTGACCTGGTACACGTCGCCCTGCCGGATGTGGTGGCGCACCCGATCAACGGCGTTGACATAGGCCGTACGGGAAATGGAAAGCTCCGGATCGCTAATGCTCACGTCGGCCTCCATGTTCGCAAGGCCGAGCGTCACCTCGGGGGGAGCAACGGGATGCGGGCGATCATAGACCCCAAACCATCCGACGGGGGCCGCATGGGTCTCGCCCCCCTCAAGATCGACAAACGAAGATCCGGCTTCGTACGAGAGATACCCCGCTACGTACTGTCCACGACTCGTGGCAGCCTCGATGTCAGCAAGCAAAGACGGAACGTCCTCGGGCTCAGAGGCCGTGAGGATGCGGGACGGATGTGCAAAGCACCAGCTCCACCGGTTTGACGAAGACGGTCGTGCCGTATCAAGGAGAATGGTCCCCGGCTGGGCCAGGACGGTAGGATCAAACACAGGGCAGGTGCGCAGAACAACAGAGCTGATTGACAACTCCCAACAATTCCTTTACGCGCACACAGGAAAAGAGTTGACAGAAGGATCGGATGCGCTCCTACCTGCGACACCCGGTCCAATGGGACACAACTAACACGCCCGACTGCTTCCTCAGTTCAGGCAGAGAGAGCACCGTCGCTGCTTCGGTTCTGATGCCTCGGCAGAGACGGACACAGAGGCCTCTGCGTACGGGGCGAGGAGCATGACCTCATGGGACGACTCCCGAACCTGCGCCTGAACGTATTCTTCGGGTCCTCCCCACCCTTCGTGCCGCCATCCCTGCGTTCGGGCGTCGTAGTCGAGCTGGGCAATATCAACCCGGAGTCCCTTCATCGAAGTGCTCATCGATGACGTGTCCCCGGCAGAACTCGAATCAGAACGAATGCCGTACACGACAGCGATGATGGAAGCCGGAACGACCCAACAGGCGGCTAGGAGCAGAGGAACGATCGGGGAAATGGACATGGGCATACAAAAGTAGTCGGGAGTCGCGTCAACTCGTTCCTATATAGCAACAAACCGCGTGCCTGTGTTGAACGGGGTCGTATTCTTCCCCAAAAGAAAGGAATTGTCGACCGACTCGTAAAGGACTGTTCCATTTCTACCCATTCCCTTGAAGCTGCAGGGATATTTTCATTCGCATCTCCAGGCACGGCTGAAATCTTCTCACGGTGCCCTCCGGAACGGAGACAAAAGAAAAGAGAACTGCCCATTCCTCTCCTCCATTCCCCCGAACGCGTCTCGTGAATCGGGGCGTCCCCCTTTAACTCGGGTCGTTCGTAACCGAGAAACTCGTCACAACGACTCCACGTCCTTCTGTCTGTTCTCCCGGTCCCACACGGTACCGCTCTGGATACGAGAATTCTTTATCGAACTCAACCTGGAATTTTCCCCGATCAGATCGCTCGAAGCTACTGACGATCTCGTCGTACAGACGATCAATCGTCAAAAACGAACCCGACTCTGCAGCACTTCCTCCCTCCCCGTCAACCGATACACTATCAATTTGACCTTCCCGAACAACCACAAACACGTTGTTTTTTTCGACCCCTCCTACAGATTTGTTGTACGTAAACCGATACGACTCAATTCCGGACTGCTCCCACTCCTCCATATTTTTTTCGATAAGGTCGCCCACCTGTTCAGAGTTCTCATCCAACGAAAGCAGACCACACCGGCCGAACAAAAGAATTACCCCAAAAGCAAGTACAGCACGCGCCACTAGCCTGTAACCCATATCTACCTCTACCTTAGTCCTTAGAAGAGAGCTCAAACTCCACCGTTCGCGACACCCGGTTCCCCGTTCGGTCATCCGTGACTTCTACAGCGATGCGCACCTCTTGAGTCTCGTCCGTCATCCAGTCGCTCGGACTCAAAACAACATACTCTTCGGTACGCTCATTCCGGCCCTGAAACTCGCTCTCCACAGCCGTCTGTTCCTGATCGTCTCCACGAAAGAGTTGCGCAAACCCCTTTCGATCCGTCGTTCGACGCACCTCGTACGTAACAGTGTAGCGCGTCCGACCGTCGGGGCCAGTCGCCAGGTGATACAATTCAAAACGGAGCGCAAGAGGCGACTGCCCAGACAACTCCCGAAACGGATATACGGGCGCTTCTTCAATGGAGGTTGTGTCCGTCTTCAAAAGAACCGGCTCCAGATCACTCATCTCTAGATCAGAGGGATCGTTGCGAAGCGCCGTAAGGGAGTCGGCCCGGCTGGTTCCGACTTTCAGCCTTGCCTGCGGTCGAAGTGATTTCGGCTCTCCGCGAATCGACGCCCAGGAGACATCGACTTGTAGGGCCGCATGCGACGTGTCCTCGATGAAAAACGTCTCCCGCCGCGGCTTGGGTACCCCCTGTGCCTCCTCGGCGTGAGACACGAAGAAATGCCGGCGCTCCATCTCCTCTCGTTCATAGGATTCCGCAAAGCGTATGAGCGACGAGGTCAAAAGATAGCCCCCCTCCGCGTCGATGCTCTCCTTCACTGCTTCCAGCTGTTCTTGAGACGGCCGGAGGGACGATCGCAAAACGCTCCAGTAGAGCGCCACTTCGGTCGTACCATCCGTGCCGAGCGACCGTACCCAACGAGCCGCGACGGGGACATTGCCAAACTCCCGTCCAACATTCGAACGCGTTTGAGGAACCACTGTCTCCCGTCGTCGCCGAGCCGCTACCTCCTCTTGCTTGATCTCCCCGATCTTTTGATGCAAAAACGAATGCGGACGAACGCTCATCGGCGCATTCATTCCGCTCAGGCGCTGGCGAACCAACTCGTTGTACATCGACAGGTCCGTGAACGTAATCCCATATCGGGCTCGCTGATACGAAAGCTGCTTGTAAATGGACTCAAGTGCCGACAAGCTTTTCAGGGCCTTCCGCATTCCACGCTCAGTGGGACCTCCCCCGTAGCGAAGTCGCGGGGGAATGAGCTCAATCGGCTGCCCGAGTTCACACCCATCCCCCCGCTCACACACAAAGAGGAACTCTGCTTCGGTCTGAAAGCCATAGGTCCAAAATTCTCCGCCCCCGACCTCGCGCGACCGATTGGGCGGCCCGTAGCGCACGTATACCCGTCCTCGACCATCCAGGCGATCGTCATCGTCCTTCCGATGATAGTACCGAAATGCATGAGCCACGCGCTTCAGATGCTCCTGAAGCCGCTCATTTGCCTCCGTAGCGGGATACGGATCCCGTCGCCCCCACCATCTTTTGAGCGTGCGTCCCGTTCCGGGCACAAGGGCCTCCGGTTGCCCCGTCTCTGCTGCCGTCTGAATCTTCAACTGCTTAACGGTCGCTTCCGACAAAACGGCCTGAAGGGCATCCAATTGACGCCGGACCACCGATTTCGAAAAGGTGCGATCGACCGATGTCGAATCATCTAGAAATCGCAGAAAGGCATAGTACGTGCCCGGAGTTCGAATTTTCTCTTTTGGATCGATCTCTGGCCCTCCAGTCCAAACCTCTCCTACCGGTCGCTCCTCTCCTCCCGTGGTTTCCACAAGAAGCGCTACTGTCCCTGATCGAACCGACGTCTCGTGAATCGCGGACTGTCCGTACCGGCCGCTCATCAGGAGGACGAGAACAACGGCGTACACAACTCTCATCATGGTCAGAGACTCGCTTGCGAGGAGTTCGCAGGGAGTATTCTAACGCGTGTCCCGGGCGGAATATCCAATATTCATAATAAAAACTAGGCTTAAACAAAAAAGGGAGCCCAGGCGACGCCCGGGCTCCCTTTCGACGATGTCTATTTTCGGAACGCTCTTCGCGAAGACAAGAGCCGTCTTACTGAAGGAACGGAGAAACCTGAGCCCGGTTGTTCGCCAGCACGCGGTTCATGTTCACGTCGATGGTCGCCTGATTCGCCGCCTCGTCGTACGTGAACGAGTCGAGGGTTTCGCCCGACCCGAGCGCGTTGGTGATGTACTCCGGAACGATGCCTTCCGTGGCAGGACTTCCCGGGGCAATATTCTCGTTAATCTGTGCCTCATTGAACGGCACCGGCGCCTTAAAGCCCATCGTCGCGAACCGACGACCTTCGGCTATGAAGATCTCTTGTCGGAGCAAATAATACAGTTCCCAGGCCTCCTGCGCGTTCGACACGTCGTCGACCATCGCATCAGTAACCGACGTGTTGGAGATCGCAGCAACTTCTGTGTTCGCCGTCCGGTCCAACACGAGTCCACTTCGATAGGGATCGTCGGCACTGGCCCGGACCTCAACATCCGACGAGTTGGGACGAGACCCCGGGTCGGACTGCGTCCGGTCCTCCGTCGTTTCATCAACGGTCCGCTCGGTACGCGTATCCTGCACGAGCGTGATCAACTCCTTCATCTCCGCCTGCGCTCCCGAGAGATCGTTCTCAGCAAGATCGGCCTCGATCAAAATGAGGTGGGCCTCTTCCGCCTTCAAGAACGGAAAGGGAGTTTCGCTAGATCCAGCAATTCCAAACTTCGGATCCAGGAAGTCGAGACGTGGCAGAGGTTGAAAGTCGTCAAAGCTCTGCCGGTCATAGAGCGCATCCTGCATGGTGTTCGTCGGGCCGTTCTGGTTATCAAACTCCCGGAGACGAACGTAGTCGGCGTCCTGATTGAGAACCTCCTGGGCCCGACTCCGAGCGTCACTGAGGTTCCCATTGTTGTAGTATGCTCGCGCCTGGGCAAGCTTGTATCCCACCTGATCTCCGTTCCCACTATCGATGGCATTCTGGAGGGTATCAATTGCCGCCTGAAAGTGCGCAGATGGGTCCGCAGGCGGCCCGCCCCCGGTCAGTGGCGCCGAGTGGAAGGTTTCCCCCAGCAGGATGTGACTCATGCCCTCGTAGAAATCAAGCTCCGCAATATTATCGGGACTGGGATTGTCGTCTCGCGGTACGACCGTATTTCGGCCGAAAATGGCTGATTCCCGAAGGTCGTTGATTGTAAAAAACGAGTCGTCGATGTCCTGCTGCTGATTATTCAAATCGAGACCATCGACCGACTGGTTAAAGAAGGTTTCCGTATTTACGTAATTGTCGGTCGTAATTGAGGTCCAAATCACCGTGTTGTTGAGTGCAATGGCCATCTGCCGGTCCAGCCCGGCCATCCATCGCTGCAACGGATTCGGATTGCTCAGACCCTGGTCTTCCGTAAGCTGCGGGTTCCTCACGTTTTGGGAGTTCAGCAGATCACACCCCGATAGCCCAACGGCCCCGAGAAGAAGAAAAGTAAAGACTGTGACAACCTTTCGCATAGGTCAAAAATGTGGGTTGCAAAATAGAACAGAGGGGGCTCAGAAATGACGAGAACGACTGAGGCCTGGCCGGCACGACACAGGCCCCAGTGTTCTCCTCATTCGTCGTTAGAACCCAACATTGAGAGTGAAGGTGTACTGCCGGGGCGGAGAGATCGTCCCAAAGCCAAAGGCCCCAGCTACCGTCCCCTGCGCGTTCTCCGATCCATTTACTTCTGGGTCAAAGTTCGACGTCGTGAAGTTGAACGGATTTCGTACGCTGGCTCCCAGTCGAACAGACCGGACCGTGGACGGAAGAATGCCGTCCGGAATCTGATAGTCGAGGGCAATATTCCGCACCTTCAGATAGTCAGTATCCTCCACAAATACCCCCGCAAGCGTGGTGAAGCTGATGCTTGGGTCACTCACAGCCTGCACGACAGCCGGCGGGAACTGCTCGTTATTCGGGTTCGGGAAGCGTCCTTCATCCAATGCATTGATTCCCTGGAAGGCCTTGAAGAAGCGAAGCACTTCATTGGTATTCACGCCCTGAGCACCCGTTTGGTAGTCGGCCGTCGCTCGAAGGGTCAGCCCTTGATATCGGGCCGTAAGCCCCAGACTTCCAAACTTATCAGGGTTCGGGTTCCCAAGCACTGCATCGGTCTGTACACTATCGAGCCGTCCGGTCTCCGGGTTAAAGAAGGGCTTGTCTCCTTCCAGGTATCCAATCGGCTGTCCCTCGTCGACGAAGGTGCCGAGAAAGAGAAACCCCCCGTTGTTAAACTTCGAGGCCTGTCCGTTGTCGACGACCTCGTTCGTGTTGGTATTCAGGGACGCATTCACCGAAAGACTGTAGTCCGGCGTCTGCAGGAGCGAGAACTGTCCCGCAAACTCCCAGCCCTTGTTTGACACCTCTCCGATGTTGCGAACCTGATCGGCCTGCGCGGTCGACGGAGCGAACGGCGCTTCAAACAGCGCATCTTCCGTGGTCTCGTCGTAGCGCGTGATCTGGAAGTTGGCCCGCCCATTGAACAGCGAGAGATCGGCCCCCGCTTCGTAGGTCTTCACCCGCTCCGGTCCCAACGTCGGCTCGCCGGGCGTGTCGAACGTGTAGCTCGTCTGACCGAGAAACGCATTCACGCTGAGCAGGCGGTCCCGGGAGAACGGTTCGGGAAAGTTTCCGGTCTCCCCGTAGCTTCCTCGCAGCTTCAGGCTGCTGATAATGTCGGACGGAAGCACGTCCTCAAGGAAGGGCTCGTCCGTGACTGTGTAGGCAAACCCGACCGCCGGATACCACTGGGGCTCGGTATCATCTCCAAATGCCGAGTTCTCGTCCACCCGAAGTCCGAGGTCAATGAAGAAGCGATCCCCGAAGCCGATGTTCTCCTTGAGGTATGCACCACGCTGAGCAACGGTCGACAAGTCATCCGACGCCGTCGACTGAGACCCGGACTCGACGGTCTGCGACCCGTCCGGCACGCCGTCAGCATCCAGACGTGCAATGCGGCTCTCATCCCGGAAGACATCGCCTCCGAGGTTCGACTGCAGACTCAGGAACCGCCACTCATACGTGTGACTAACGTTGGCGCTCAAAGTGAGGCCAAGGAATGTCCGGTTAAAGTCCGCAAGGGAACTCGAGCTGGAACCCGATC is part of the Salinibacter sp. 10B genome and encodes:
- a CDS encoding TonB-dependent receptor, translated to MRKLLITLITGSALLLLPNLAWAQQGTITGTITDQETGASLPGATVQILEEGMGAATNAEGSFRITGVPVGEYTVEASFVGYNARQRTVTVSEGETATVNFQLQPQTQELGEVVVTGQGSAIQTKRLPTSATTVSAEEVASVSTGRIDQALQSQLKSTQIRLNSGQPGTTSLIKNRGPVSATGVTTPVIYVDGVRVDNQSTGSNEFISTGGARSSSIADIPLENIERVEFLSGGAATTIYGSDAANGVLQIFTKDGAGTPDQLNFETRIGAEYGTKDFLKYDRTGDLIFQDPALVHSYKLSGNGSTEGGYHYSFSGKMFENNTTRLGADDNIRYDVNATLGANPLQNLDVTMSANYVHNNYGRALNANTSFSQFGNLEGAQLFQNEQGNPVVIDSLSRDLYAGVKDSLRNSVRLYNNRTNIDRLVGSSQLRYNPIESISMKFTAGLDFRQAQNKEIVTNQFLRSVGSGSSSSSLADFNRTFLGLTLSANVSHTYEWRFLSLQSNLGGDVFRDESRIARLDADGVPDGSQTVESGSQSTASDDLSTVAQRGAYLKENIGFGDRFFIDLGLRVDENSAFGDDTEPQWYPAVGFAYTVTDEPFLEDVLPSDIISSLKLRGSYGETGNFPEPFSRDRLLSVNAFLGQTSYTFDTPGEPTLGPERVKTYEAGADLSLFNGRANFQITRYDETTEDALFEAPFAPSTAQADQVRNIGEVSNKGWEFAGQFSLLQTPDYSLSVNASLNTNTNEVVDNGQASKFNNGGFLFLGTFVDEGQPIGYLEGDKPFFNPETGRLDSVQTDAVLGNPNPDKFGSLGLTARYQGLTLRATADYQTGAQGVNTNEVLRFFKAFQGINALDEGRFPNPNNEQFPPAVVQAVSDPSISFTTLAGVFVEDTDYLKVRNIALDYQIPDGILPSTVRSVRLGASVRNPFNFTTSNFDPEVNGSENAQGTVAGAFGFGTISPPRQYTFTLNVGF
- a CDS encoding GWxTD domain-containing protein, whose amino-acid sequence is MMRVVYAVVLVLLMSGRYGQSAIHETSVRSGTVALLVETTGGEERPVGEVWTGGPEIDPKEKIRTPGTYYAFLRFLDDSTSVDRTFSKSVVRRQLDALQAVLSEATVKQLKIQTAAETGQPEALVPGTGRTLKRWWGRRDPYPATEANERLQEHLKRVAHAFRYYHRKDDDDRLDGRGRVYVRYGPPNRSREVGGGEFWTYGFQTEAEFLFVCERGDGCELGQPIELIPPRLRYGGGPTERGMRKALKSLSALESIYKQLSYQRARYGITFTDLSMYNELVRQRLSGMNAPMSVRPHSFLHQKIGEIKQEEVAARRRRETVVPQTRSNVGREFGNVPVAARWVRSLGTDGTTEVALYWSVLRSSLRPSQEQLEAVKESIDAEGGYLLTSSLIRFAESYEREEMERRHFFVSHAEEAQGVPKPRRETFFIEDTSHAALQVDVSWASIRGEPKSLRPQARLKVGTSRADSLTALRNDPSDLEMSDLEPVLLKTDTTSIEEAPVYPFRELSGQSPLALRFELYHLATGPDGRTRYTVTYEVRRTTDRKGFAQLFRGDDQEQTAVESEFQGRNERTEEYVVLSPSDWMTDETQEVRIAVEVTDDRTGNRVSRTVEFELSSKD
- the pabB gene encoding aminodeoxychorismate synthase component I — protein: MFDPTVLAQPGTILLDTARPSSSNRWSWCFAHPSRILTASEPEDVPSLLADIEAATSRGQYVAGYLSYEAGSSFVDLEGGETHAAPVGWFGVYDRPHPVAPPEVTLGLANMEADVSISDPELSISRTAYVNAVDRVRHHIRQGDVYQVNYTAPVHFRIKGDPRMLYRRLRRQQHVPYGAYLNLGRRQILSCSPELFFRRVGDRICTRPMKGTIRRGRTLEEDRSLREELATDPKNRAENLMIVDLLRNDLSVCCELGSVEVPDLYTTEPYDSVTQMTSTVQGRLRTGEGTADILRALFPCGSVTGAPKRRAMQLIRNLETEPRGVYCGAIGMVGPDDTAVFNVAIRTVVLEEDQGTMGVGSGIVWDSDPASEYQECALKTRFLTPSKQSTQMNTEDDDLRLIETMRFDELQVPMLDRHVDRLSRSAQYFGYPFDEARFRRRVDRAVSDRVGEAVLKVRATLDRWGRIAVEASPIGAGRDEPWTLTIAEERVDRSDPLFYHKTTHRRVYDHVLQAAQEQNCDEALLLNEEGQVTEGTHSNLFVRKGDTLWTPPVECGLLAGVYREYVLQTEEQAKERVLTLDEVKGADALYCCNAVRGWCRAVLKEEPVPAP
- a CDS encoding DUF6174 domain-containing protein; amino-acid sequence: MGYRLVARAVLAFGVILLFGRCGLLSLDENSEQVGDLIEKNMEEWEQSGIESYRFTYNKSVGGVEKNNVFVVVREGQIDSVSVDGEGGSAAESGSFLTIDRLYDEIVSSFERSDRGKFQVEFDKEFSYPERYRVGPGEQTEGRGVVVTSFSVTNDPS
- a CDS encoding S46 family peptidase encodes the protein MNRSAHVFWVLLLLLLAGPPLVLSAQAQDRSVPRFGPLVSPDTVQTGPFDFGRLWSFAHPPVDYVEKQYRVSGGARGIQHARLGTVRLPDCSGALVSPQGLVLTAARCVPAGAGRDEQQQGAAFYAEDQQDEQPLETLFAERVVEVRDVTGQVDSLVAEEGSAEQDTSVGSAAVQLQRRLQAEVPDQQSVDVVPEAGGERYVAYYYRRYDDVRLVFRPEPQVQAGVQEMLTYPQHTWGVAILRIYEDGTPLSSDTHFELRPQGARPGDAVFAVGFPGDTYRAETYQQLAFRRDVTHPDHVARLDNWTTHVQHVMDTTATRSLWRQRFREGQGELKRTRAQLESLQNRYVMTRLQRRDEALRREEGARASQVMEELETLQAEKREYVDRYQAFSFLLHPEYSSATLQRALHAYQAMNDARSRSEASGSPLQAVSAQPPALDKALLADHLHRLQTHLAVDSVLAQRLAQFNAGEIVENSVLSEPEAAQTALRNREIPRDDPAIALMTAVHEEYAAFRDDWTELQSREQRLTDRLSAIRHRSLRRPVRLPRSRALRLADGRIQGYSYNGTLAPPFTTFYGLYGHHSTPGEAQALPERWQAPANAFDRSTPLTTVASTDLGAGEYGGPLLNSSLQLVGIVVDGNVQSAAGTFLFLPRRMRSVSIDIRGVLEGLSDVYEAEALVQEMTTDSVSRR